The following proteins are co-located in the Deinococcus metallilatus genome:
- a CDS encoding DUF2272 domain-containing protein, whose product MTLSPPPLPGRPRALALGAVHPAVGEVQTKLNEVHARELAAGRPGLPFAPLTVDMLFGPRTRAAVLEFQRRVFVDPGDHDGVVGLRTWAQLDAFLAGAPPLAPPDSPPRARPVPEVRRDALALLRAHVPSTAGDGVFDVIAKDYGAACLRHPVPRCGTTCGFLPHWLLWRLGCQDREIVNRAEPGGYVYRPGQNIRRLWNLGQLPFVSALNGELAAGQRPGPGDIVFIRGADNRSEHVCVFLEEVQRAGRTFWRSADAGQREGGLECARERERELVLGPRTASLRGGQDRTVIGWLSLAHLNFGEAPAVTDPPRTTGEADAESSATADLSDAFFAGMRAVGAALDAQPLHLLQVMMAESGIRADAHNAHGHASGLIQFMPATLLRLGWTAGHEAFRRLSAEEQLPFVERFYRPYKRYSLNSTARLYQATFLPATLAGGSDPDTVLTGRDGPYPSAYAANSGLDRRRDGTIRVSDLTAAVDRRCRGPRWEEARARLEGASPLPPAPIPPVPVPPGPTPPGPGTRPTLRAGAQGEAVREAQHLLNVIHARELAAGRPALPGAPLAEDGAFGQRTRAVTVAFQQLAFPGQPREHDGVIGSRTWARLDEWAGGAGPSPQPPPPQPVPPTPPPGDPAWTQFKADVVRIALEEDARWHPGGAARSETDPAMRPVLRGYWMDGAGLGGVAADRAIDDRTPWSAAFISWVMRRAGAGDRFRYAAGHTVYCAAAKRNRLRGDLANPFWLSRITEVAPQPGDLVCTGRQDSGVTFENVDDGQARPSHCDIVVEAAPGRLTVIGGNVGNTVGRKLIRVDERGLVLTDGGQRQYYAVLRVRTDPTRE is encoded by the coding sequence ATGACGCTGTCACCCCCTCCTTTGCCCGGCCGCCCCCGCGCGCTTGCCCTGGGCGCGGTGCACCCGGCGGTGGGCGAGGTGCAGACGAAACTGAACGAGGTCCACGCCCGCGAGCTGGCGGCGGGGCGCCCCGGCCTCCCCTTCGCCCCCCTCACGGTGGACATGCTGTTCGGCCCCCGCACCCGCGCGGCGGTGCTGGAGTTCCAGCGGCGCGTTTTCGTGGACCCGGGCGACCACGATGGGGTGGTGGGGCTGCGCACCTGGGCGCAGCTCGACGCTTTCCTGGCCGGGGCGCCCCCGCTGGCCCCGCCCGACTCACCGCCCCGCGCCCGCCCCGTGCCCGAAGTGCGGCGGGACGCGCTGGCCCTGCTACGCGCCCACGTACCCTCCACGGCGGGCGACGGCGTGTTCGACGTGATCGCCAAGGATTACGGCGCGGCCTGCCTGCGTCATCCGGTCCCCCGCTGCGGCACCACCTGCGGCTTTCTGCCGCACTGGCTGCTGTGGCGGCTGGGCTGTCAGGACCGTGAGATCGTCAACCGGGCCGAACCGGGCGGCTACGTCTACCGCCCCGGGCAGAACATCCGCCGCCTGTGGAACCTGGGACAACTCCCCTTCGTGTCCGCCCTGAATGGCGAACTGGCGGCGGGGCAGCGGCCCGGGCCGGGCGACATCGTGTTCATCCGGGGGGCCGACAACCGTAGCGAACACGTCTGCGTCTTTCTGGAGGAGGTGCAGCGGGCGGGCAGGACTTTCTGGCGTAGCGCCGACGCCGGGCAGCGCGAGGGCGGCCTGGAGTGCGCCCGCGAGCGGGAACGCGAACTGGTCCTGGGTCCCCGCACCGCCAGCCTGCGCGGCGGGCAGGACCGGACGGTGATCGGCTGGCTCTCGCTGGCCCACCTGAACTTCGGGGAAGCCCCCGCGGTAACCGACCCGCCCCGCACGACCGGCGAGGCCGACGCCGAGTCGAGCGCGACCGCCGACCTTTCCGACGCCTTCTTCGCGGGGATGAGGGCGGTGGGGGCCGCTCTGGACGCCCAGCCGCTGCACCTCCTCCAGGTGATGATGGCCGAGAGCGGCATCCGGGCCGACGCACACAACGCGCACGGCCACGCCAGCGGCCTGATCCAGTTCATGCCCGCCACGCTGCTGCGCCTGGGCTGGACGGCGGGCCACGAGGCCTTTCGCCGCCTCAGCGCGGAGGAACAGCTTCCCTTTGTCGAACGCTTCTACCGGCCCTACAAGCGGTACAGCCTGAATTCCACCGCGCGGCTGTACCAGGCGACCTTTCTTCCCGCGACGCTGGCGGGCGGCTCGGACCCCGACACGGTGCTGACCGGGCGGGACGGTCCCTATCCCAGCGCCTACGCCGCGAACAGCGGCCTGGATCGCCGCAGGGACGGCACCATCCGCGTCTCCGACCTGACGGCGGCAGTGGACCGGCGCTGCCGTGGCCCACGCTGGGAGGAGGCCCGCGCACGGCTGGAAGGGGCGTCGCCTCTGCCGCCAGCGCCCATTCCCCCCGTGCCCGTCCCGCCCGGCCCCACCCCACCCGGTCCAGGCACGCGGCCCACGCTACGGGCAGGCGCGCAGGGCGAGGCGGTGCGCGAGGCCCAGCATCTCCTCAACGTGATCCACGCCCGCGAACTCGCCGCCGGACGGCCCGCCCTCCCCGGTGCCCCGCTGGCGGAGGACGGGGCGTTCGGGCAGCGGACACGCGCGGTCACGGTCGCCTTCCAGCAGCTCGCCTTTCCCGGCCAGCCGCGCGAACACGACGGGGTCATCGGTTCCCGGACCTGGGCTAGGCTGGACGAGTGGGCGGGCGGGGCCGGGCCTTCCCCTCAGCCGCCTCCGCCCCAGCCGGTCCCCCCGACCCCCCCGCCGGGCGACCCTGCCTGGACCCAGTTCAAGGCCGACGTGGTCCGCATCGCGCTGGAGGAAGACGCGCGCTGGCACCCGGGAGGCGCGGCGCGTTCCGAGACGGATCCGGCCATGCGCCCAGTGCTGCGCGGGTACTGGATGGACGGGGCCGGGCTGGGGGGCGTGGCCGCCGACCGGGCGATTGACGACCGCACCCCCTGGAGCGCCGCCTTTATCTCGTGGGTGATGCGGCGGGCCGGGGCGGGCGACCGCTTCCGCTACGCCGCCGGGCACACCGTCTACTGCGCCGCCGCCAAACGCAACCGCCTGCGCGGCGACCTGGCGAATCCTTTCTGGCTCTCCCGCATCACGGAAGTCGCGCCACAGCCGGGCGACCTCGTCTGCACGGGCCGCCAGGACAGCGGCGTGACCTTCGAGAACGTGGACGACGGCCAGGCCCGCCCATCGCACTGCGACATCGTCGTGGAGGCAGCGCCGGGCCGCCTTACCGTCATCGGCGGCAATGTCGGCAACACGGTGGGGCGCAAGCTGATCCGCGTGGACGAACGCGGTCTGGTCCTGACTGACGGCGGGCAGCGCCAGTATTACGCGGTGCTGCGCGTCCGCACCGACCCCACCAGGGAATGA